GAAAACCAGATTCATTTTCTAAAAGTGATTTAATACCATCGCGAACCAATTCATGGTCATCAGCAAGGACTATTTGTGTGGGATTCATGGGCTCTAAAGTTAATACGTAGTAAAATAAGCAAATTTACGTATAAAAGGCTAGTGAATTATTGCAAAGGGACGTTCAAGGTTACTCTTGTACCCTCGTTTTCAGAGGAATTGATAAACAGTCTTCCATTGATGTAATTGATTCTTTCCTGCATAAAAGTTAGTCCCATTCCGCCGTCCTTATCTGGCTTAGCTTTCAATTTCGATTTGTCAAATCCTTTGCCGTTGTCATCTACAATGATGCTTAGCAGTTTTTCGCTATGGGAAATAGTTACGATGATATGAGAAGAATCTGCATACTTGATGGCATTGTTGATGGCTTCCTGGGTGATTCTATACAAGTTAATCTCCACCAATGAATCAAGCCTTTGATTAAAATCGGTCTTATTGAAAAGAACGATGTTTTTATCCGTCAATTTTTCCAGTTCCTGGGTCAATTCTGTCAAAGCTGGAACGATCCCGTAATCTTTCAGTTCTGGAGGGGTAAGGTTAAAAGTAGCAGTCCTTACCCCTTTGATGATATTACTCGTGAGTAACTTCAGTTTTTCTATTTTTTCGGCAGCAGATTCGGGATTTTCTAGTTCAACACTCTCTAGCAAGTATTTTAAACCTGTAAGCATTTGACCGATACCATCATGGATATCTTTAGCAATCCGGTTTTGCTCATTCTCTTGATTTTCTATAATCTGACGGCTCAACACTTTTTGTTGAAGCATCTTTTCCTCAAAACTTTCTTTGGTGAGGCGCTCCACCTCGAGCATGGCTTCTTTACGCTTGGTGATATCAAGACAAACAATAATCAGTTCGGTCTTATTTTCTCCTGCATTAAAAGGTAGCATGGAGAAATCCAGCCATATTTCTGTGCCTTCTTTATTACACGCTTTGATTTCACCTTGCCAACCTGATTTTTTGTTTTCGGAAATAATCCGATCTACCATTAACTGTTCATTTTCATTAATGGAAATCAATTCTGAAAACTTGGCATTCAGGTTTAGCTTTTTGGCTTGAAGGAGTCTTGCAAACTGATCACCCATATGAGTCACATATCCCTCAGGAGTTACTCGGGCAAAAAGCAAGATTTCGTCCATGGCCTGACTTAGAGCTCTCAGTTCACGAACAGATTTTTCTTTGGATTGAGAAAGCAAATCAGCATCCTTGGCCATTTTGACCGCTTTTTTCTCTGCTTCCATGAGTTCTCGAATGCTGTTTTTCATCGCTTTTGCCGATGGCCAAAAGATGATCAAAAACTCTCCTAGCAATACAAGCAAGGTGAATATGGTAATGCCAATTTCTAGCTTTCTTAATTTGGATACTTTTGCTTTGGCTTCATTGTCGTATTGATCGACAATTTTTTCCATTTGTTTCAAAAATGCAGATGCTGCCCCTTGAAGTTTCTTCAATTCCTGATTGACCAAAACAGAATCGGGAGATGGCTTTTGGGATAGTAAAATCAAAGATTGGGTAGTAGTGATCACTTGATCAAAAGTAGGCTGGATTCCAGCAAACATTTCTGAGATTTCAGGGCTGTTTTCTGCTTCTAAACCTAACTTTTCATCCCCAAATTTTAAAGCTTGATGCGCCATCTCCCATTCCGCTTGCGTGGCATGAATATTTTCAATCAATGGCTGTTTTGTGGAATCTGATTTATTGAGAGTCAGCAAAAGTACCTCTTTTGTCAATTTTTGACTGAGCATTCGTTGCCTACCAGCTACATTGATAAGTTTACTATCGTCTTCCTGATCGTTTAGATAGGTACGAATTAAAAATTGGCTAGTCAGTAAGGAAATAGCGATGGCGCCTAAAGCGATGATGTATAAACGCCGGAGCCGATTAAAAGTATACTGATCTAAAGTTTTGGTATGCTGAGCCATTATTTATTCTAACACTGCTTCTTTTATGAGTTGCAAGCTTTCGGGAGAAAATGAAATTTGTAATGCGGCCTTATGGCCTTTTTCGGACATTTTTGTCCAGGTCTTTTTTAAGATGTCGATGATTTTTTCCTTTTCATGTTTGGCTGCAAAATCTTCAAAATAATGCTCCAGAAAAACCAGGCAAATGACATCCTCTAAGGTTTGGGTTTCCAAATCCGATTTTAGATGTTTTTTGCGAATCAAATGGGTTACTCTATCAATAAATCCTTCATCATACCCGACATCAGATAATAGTTTGGAAGTAATGTCTGCATGCATTTTTTTCAGTTCTTCCCTCCATCGCAAGTATCCAACTCGGTCCATCGGGTATTCTGATCTTGGAATTTTCCACCTGCCAATATGTTGTGCTCTAGCAGCAATTTTTAGATGTTCAGGAGCATTGGGGTCAAAGGCCTCCAATCTTTTGCTCATTCGTATGGAATAGAGCAATTCTTTTGCATACTGATGTTCCCCAAGGGTTTCATTTACAGGGTCCTCGGAATTGATCGCGTCGATTTTAGCAATTGCTTTATTAAAAATGGTCATGTGAAATTGGTTTAATCCGCAAAACCAATATATACATTTCCATCTTCTATTTTGACGGGATAAGTAGCAATGCTATAATCTTCTCCATTTAAATTGCTTCCATTTTCTAAGGAAAAGGTCTTCTTATGTAAAGGGCAAGCTACTTTTGGGATTCCTGAAGCATCTCCAATCATCCCTCGAGACAGCACCATTTCCATTTTATGAGGGCAAAGATTCTGGCAGGCATACCAAGTATCGGTGCGCTGAAAATAGTAAACTGCTATTTGTTTTGATTTGTATTTGATACAGCCTCCACCATTCGCTGGAAAATCTGCAGCTTTACCCACGGACACCCAATTGATAACCTCGTTTTGAGCTACAGTTTGATATGTTTTCAATAATTCTTCCATAATTTCTTACCAGGGTTTTGGCATTTTTTGATCTCTCATGGGGACAAAAACTAAGCGGTCATCGGTTTCATCCGTGTTGACAAAATGCTTGAAGCGTTTCATCATTTCTGGGCTTTCTATCG
Above is a window of Algoriphagus machipongonensis DNA encoding:
- a CDS encoding sensor histidine kinase — its product is MAQHTKTLDQYTFNRLRRLYIIALGAIAISLLTSQFLIRTYLNDQEDDSKLINVAGRQRMLSQKLTKEVLLLTLNKSDSTKQPLIENIHATQAEWEMAHQALKFGDEKLGLEAENSPEISEMFAGIQPTFDQVITTTQSLILLSQKPSPDSVLVNQELKKLQGAASAFLKQMEKIVDQYDNEAKAKVSKLRKLEIGITIFTLLVLLGEFLIIFWPSAKAMKNSIRELMEAEKKAVKMAKDADLLSQSKEKSVRELRALSQAMDEILLFARVTPEGYVTHMGDQFARLLQAKKLNLNAKFSELISINENEQLMVDRIISENKKSGWQGEIKACNKEGTEIWLDFSMLPFNAGENKTELIIVCLDITKRKEAMLEVERLTKESFEEKMLQQKVLSRQIIENQENEQNRIAKDIHDGIGQMLTGLKYLLESVELENPESAAEKIEKLKLLTSNIIKGVRTATFNLTPPELKDYGIVPALTELTQELEKLTDKNIVLFNKTDFNQRLDSLVEINLYRITQEAINNAIKYADSSHIIVTISHSEKLLSIIVDDNGKGFDKSKLKAKPDKDGGMGLTFMQERINYINGRLFINSSENEGTRVTLNVPLQ
- a CDS encoding DUF4202 domain-containing protein, giving the protein MTIFNKAIAKIDAINSEDPVNETLGEHQYAKELLYSIRMSKRLEAFDPNAPEHLKIAARAQHIGRWKIPRSEYPMDRVGYLRWREELKKMHADITSKLLSDVGYDEGFIDRVTHLIRKKHLKSDLETQTLEDVICLVFLEHYFEDFAAKHEKEKIIDILKKTWTKMSEKGHKAALQISFSPESLQLIKEAVLE
- the nirD gene encoding nitrite reductase small subunit NirD; amino-acid sequence: MEELLKTYQTVAQNEVINWVSVGKAADFPANGGGCIKYKSKQIAVYYFQRTDTWYACQNLCPHKMEMVLSRGMIGDASGIPKVACPLHKKTFSLENGSNLNGEDYSIATYPVKIEDGNVYIGFAD